In 'Nostoc azollae' 0708, the following are encoded in one genomic region:
- a CDS encoding DMT family transporter, with protein sequence MMHQTSGRWRLGLGLSLLTVFLWGILPIALKVTLQALDVYTVIWFRFLMSFVLLMIYLYVQKKLPTLEQLETNSRKLLAIATIFLAANYFFFMQGLALAGAVNAEVIIQLAAVLLGFGGLVIFKERYTLRQWFGVSVLTLGFMLFFKAQLTNLITAQGQYLLGSGLIVIGAVAWAIYALIQKQLLQSFSSSNIMLIIYGGCTLLFTPLAKLNTIFTLDILHLGMLLFCGLNTLIAYGAFAESLEHWEASRVSAILALAPLVTLISVWLVANIFPTLITPEHITLIGIVGALLVVSSSVTIALGKSEEKGTGG encoded by the coding sequence GGTATTCTACCAATTGCCCTCAAGGTAACGCTACAAGCACTAGATGTCTACACTGTCATTTGGTTTCGCTTTTTGATGTCGTTTGTATTGCTGATGATTTATTTATATGTGCAGAAAAAATTACCAACTTTAGAACAATTAGAGACTAATTCTCGCAAATTATTAGCAATAGCAACAATATTTTTGGCAGCTAATTACTTTTTCTTCATGCAAGGTTTAGCGTTAGCAGGTGCTGTTAATGCTGAAGTGATAATTCAGTTAGCTGCTGTTTTATTAGGTTTTGGTGGTTTGGTAATTTTTAAAGAGCGTTATACATTACGGCAATGGTTTGGTGTTAGTGTCTTAACTTTAGGTTTTATGCTATTTTTTAAAGCTCAATTAACGAATTTAATCACAGCACAGGGACAATATCTTTTAGGCAGTGGATTAATAGTCATAGGTGCAGTAGCATGGGCAATTTATGCCTTGATACAAAAGCAGCTATTACAATCTTTTTCATCCTCTAATATCATGCTCATAATTTATGGTGGATGTACTTTATTATTCACTCCTTTAGCGAAACTCAATACAATTTTTACCCTTGATATTCTTCATTTAGGAATGCTGCTGTTTTGTGGATTAAACACTCTCATTGCCTATGGTGCTTTTGCTGAATCATTAGAACATTGGGAAGCTTCAAGAGTGAGTGCTATATTAGCTTTAGCTCCTCTTGTAACTTTAATATCAGTTTGGTTGGTTGCAAATATTTTCCCTACTTTAATTACGCCAGAACATATAACATTAATAGGAATTGTTGGCGCATTGTTAGTTGTTTCTAGTTCGGTAACGATTGCGTTGGGTAAATCTGAAGAAAAGGGGACAGGGGGATGA
- a CDS encoding alpha/beta hydrolase has product MNSLFGNWANTLRKNSLLLVLLMLLPTLGISNSVMAAEKIYASYSILEIPIPVISLETYVKTGVIDDELAISKQYISFKKLQELRQILLRSVKISPAIAARFLHTQQGEFLLRRLAEVIKTKSLVPESEFNALRDAIIAASGEPEGLSLLNLLRNYPSSTVHLKLGDSLEIAGKLEQLISETDKAIAAIQQLSNIEAGKIRNVNLSPLPDLQTEGNFQSNKYTLEFFDSTRNRRLFTDVYIPNVPHPTPVIVISHGLGLDSSNFRYLAHHLASRGLAVVVPNHPVSQDQQPQKQFFIKRNTRKVIEAGEFLDQPLDIKYILDQLQNSNQYDPIFKGKLNLEQVGVFGQSFGGYTALVLAGAKINFEQLEQDCQPDVLRDTWNMSLLLQCRALELQTKSRQKYNFNLRDERVKAAIAVNPITSSIFGQVGLNQIQTPVMFVSSSEDTVAPALYEQILPFSWLTHPHKYLVMLVGGTHFSSIGNSNTGSQQVRLPTDMIGNASQARSYINAFSLSFFQTYVSQKPQYIPYLNAGYAKTISSQFLGLSLVQSLNSQEFASVLGSNIQEVIPGKKTSYNHNQVWILDLRYWCILASCHDFFVMYF; this is encoded by the coding sequence ATGAATAGTTTGTTTGGTAATTGGGCCAACACCCTGAGAAAAAATTCTCTATTGCTGGTACTTTTAATGCTGCTGCCAACATTGGGAATTAGTAATTCTGTCATGGCAGCCGAGAAAATCTATGCTTCTTATTCTATACTAGAAATTCCCATTCCCGTGATTAGTTTGGAAACTTATGTAAAAACGGGAGTAATTGATGATGAGTTAGCAATTTCTAAACAGTATATTTCATTTAAAAAACTGCAAGAATTACGACAAATTTTACTAAGGTCTGTAAAAATTAGTCCGGCTATTGCTGCACGATTTCTCCACACCCAACAAGGAGAATTCCTACTGCGACGTCTAGCAGAAGTAATAAAAACTAAATCTTTGGTACCTGAATCAGAATTCAATGCTTTACGTGATGCGATCATTGCTGCTTCTGGTGAACCGGAAGGCTTGAGTTTATTGAATTTGTTACGGAACTATCCCAGCAGCACTGTTCATCTTAAGTTAGGTGATAGTTTAGAAATAGCTGGTAAACTAGAACAACTAATTAGTGAAACTGATAAAGCAATCGCAGCAATTCAACAATTATCAAATATCGAAGCTGGTAAGATCCGAAATGTAAATCTATCGCCATTGCCAGATTTACAAACTGAAGGAAATTTTCAATCAAATAAGTACACGCTGGAATTTTTTGACTCTACCCGTAATCGCCGTTTGTTTACAGATGTTTATATTCCTAACGTTCCCCACCCCACACCAGTAATTGTGATTTCTCATGGCTTAGGTTTAGACAGCAGTAACTTTCGTTATTTAGCTCATCATTTGGCTTCCCGCGGATTAGCTGTTGTCGTTCCTAATCATCCAGTTAGTCAGGATCAACAGCCACAAAAGCAATTTTTCATCAAGAGAAATACGCGTAAAGTTATAGAGGCTGGTGAATTTTTAGATCAACCTTTAGATATAAAATACATATTAGATCAACTCCAAAACTCTAACCAATATGATCCAATTTTTAAAGGTAAATTAAACTTGGAACAGGTGGGAGTATTTGGTCAATCTTTTGGTGGTTACACTGCTCTAGTTTTAGCAGGTGCAAAGATTAATTTCGAACAGCTAGAACAAGATTGTCAACCAGATGTGCTGCGAGATACCTGGAATATGTCTTTACTGCTGCAATGTCGCGCTTTAGAATTACAAACGAAGTCCAGACAAAAATATAATTTTAATTTACGGGATGAAAGAGTTAAAGCTGCAATTGCTGTTAATCCCATTACTAGCTCTATTTTCGGTCAAGTTGGCTTGAATCAAATTCAAACTCCTGTCATGTTTGTTAGTAGCAGTGAAGATACTGTTGCACCAGCTTTATATGAACAAATTTTACCGTTTTCCTGGTTAACGCATCCCCATAAATATCTGGTTATGCTTGTGGGTGGAACTCATTTTTCTAGTATTGGTAATAGTAATACTGGTAGTCAGCAAGTCCGATTACCTACAGATATGATTGGTAATGCTTCCCAAGCGCGTAGTTATATAAATGCGTTTAGCTTGTCGTTTTTCCAAACGTATGTTTCTCAAAAGCCACAATATATTCCCTACCTGAATGCGGGTTACGCTAAAACTATTTCTAGTCAGTTTTTGGGGTTGAGTCTTGTGCAGTCTTTGAATAGTCAAGAATTCGCCTCAGTATTAGGTAGTAATATTCAGGAAGTGATCCCCGGGAAAAAAACTTCCTACAACCATAATCAGGTTTGGATTTTGGATTTGAGATATTGGTGTATCCTTGCTTCATGTCATGATTTTTTTGTGATGTATTTTTAA
- the truB gene encoding tRNA pseudouridine(55) synthase TruB, whose translation MQGFLNLNKPYGWTSHDCVARVRKLLRLKRVGHAGTLDPAATGILLIALGKATRLLQYLPGEKAYQATVRLGVRTTTDDLEGEVITSQPCAGLSLADIKTALSQFIGKIEQIPPSYSAIQVDGQRLYDLARKGEMVLAPTRTVEVLNIEVLDWRDGDFPELDLALACSAGTYIRAIARDLGIVLNTGGTLAALIRTESSSFCLQDSVTLTDLETQLQTGTFQPIPADAALQTLPSVNISGTFAKKWCQGQQVPLDIDLLGLVRVYEEARFLGIAQIQDHILIPQMVFEPIS comes from the coding sequence GTGCAGGGCTTTCTGAATTTAAACAAACCTTATGGCTGGACTTCCCACGACTGCGTAGCGCGGGTACGTAAACTCTTGCGTCTAAAACGGGTGGGACACGCAGGAACTTTAGATCCAGCAGCTACTGGGATTTTACTGATCGCTTTGGGTAAAGCTACCAGGTTATTACAATATTTACCTGGTGAAAAAGCTTATCAAGCTACTGTTCGCCTTGGTGTACGTACAACTACTGATGATTTAGAAGGGGAAGTGATTACTTCTCAACCTTGTGCTGGGTTAAGTTTGGCAGATATAAAAACAGCACTTTCACAATTTATAGGTAAAATTGAGCAAATTCCTCCCAGTTATAGCGCCATTCAAGTTGATGGACAACGTTTGTATGATTTGGCACGAAAAGGCGAAATGGTACTTGCACCAACGAGAACAGTAGAAGTTTTAAATATAGAAGTTTTAGACTGGCGTGATGGGGATTTTCCAGAATTGGATCTGGCGCTCGCTTGTAGTGCAGGAACCTATATTAGAGCGATCGCTCGTGATTTAGGTATAGTTCTAAATACGGGTGGCACTCTCGCCGCTTTGATAAGAACAGAAAGCAGCAGTTTTTGCTTACAAGACAGTGTCACCCTCACAGATTTAGAAACCCAACTTCAAACCGGTACATTTCAACCCATACCCGCAGATGCAGCTTTACAAACGTTACCATCTGTAAATATATCGGGAACATTTGCCAAAAAATGGTGTCAAGGTCAGCAAGTTCCTCTAGATATTGATTTGCTGGGACTGGTAAGAGTCTATGAAGAAGCCCGCTTTTTAGGTATTGCCCAAATCCAAGACCATATCTTGATTCCCCAAATGGTTTTTGAACCTATTTCTTAG
- a CDS encoding transposase family protein codes for MPTFEVLGLHFGIWKTEAKDTFHYWIEILRNVFPPSLLKQVEKDYSDYAMVTQNKRQETKSFLPRVFLLNRSLDL; via the coding sequence ATGCCAACATTTGAGGTTTTAGGTTTGCATTTCGGTATATGGAAAACGGAAGCAAAGGACACATTTCATTACTGGATAGAGATATTACGAAATGTTTTCCCTCCTAGTCTCCTTAAACAGGTAGAAAAAGATTATAGCGATTATGCCATGGTGACTCAGAACAAAAGGCAGGAAACAAAGAGTTTTCTACCAAGGGTATTTTTGTTAAACAGGTCATTAGACTTGTAA
- a CDS encoding response regulator, whose protein sequence is MVLVLEREGAEAIAVSSAFEVLQVLIQTKPYVLVSDTSMPDMDGYMVIRHLRMLTPEAGGKIPVIALTAYARDDDQKQALQVGYQIHLSKPTQKN, encoded by the coding sequence GTGGTTTTGGTATTAGAGCGAGAGGGGGCTGAGGCGATCGCAGTATCTTCGGCTTTTGAAGTATTACAAGTCTTAATACAGACAAAGCCTTATGTTTTGGTCAGCGATACTAGTATGCCCGATATGGATGGCTATATGGTCATCCGTCACCTGAGAATGTTGACTCCAGAAGCCGGTGGAAAAATCCCGGTGATCGCCTTAACCGCCTATGCTAGAGATGATGACCAGAAACAAGCACTACAAGTAGGGTATCAAATTCATTTATCCAAGCCAACGCAGAAAAATTAG
- a CDS encoding tetratricopeptide repeat protein: MIYFWRLIFSVIIAFSLIFITPSAHSLAVTDNEITATDLFKLGVKQMQQENYQAAIEYLNLAIKMQHQYTAAYKNRCLAYLQLQDYHQAIADCTQALNLVTDDSEAYLRRGLAEYRKGNYLDAITDYNQALAIKPDDFRAYYNRGITFAEQGNYFQAIIDYNQALSNITPNNNLLLSDIYNDRGLAYFDLQNLSAAMQDFGLAIELNPNDDRAYFNRGCICGRIGDNLGARHDFSQVIRLNHSNALAYLNRGIANYNLEYYQRAIADLQQASKYFAKQEQTLASQKTLDLLKIVQQEISSVSEIA; the protein is encoded by the coding sequence ATGATTTATTTCTGGCGATTAATTTTCAGTGTCATTATAGCTTTTTCTTTGATATTTATCACTCCCAGTGCCCATTCATTAGCTGTTACTGACAACGAAATTACAGCTACTGATTTATTTAAATTGGGTGTAAAACAAATGCAGCAAGAGAATTACCAAGCTGCTATTGAATATTTAAATTTGGCTATTAAAATGCAACATCAGTATACAGCAGCATACAAAAATCGCTGTTTAGCTTACCTGCAACTACAAGATTATCATCAAGCGATCGCAGATTGTACCCAAGCATTAAATTTAGTAACTGATGACTCAGAAGCTTATCTCAGGAGGGGATTAGCAGAATACAGAAAAGGTAATTATCTAGATGCTATTACCGATTATAATCAAGCACTGGCTATAAAACCTGATGATTTCCGCGCTTACTATAATCGGGGTATCACTTTTGCAGAACAAGGGAATTACTTCCAGGCAATTATTGATTATAATCAGGCTTTAAGTAATATTACTCCAAACAATAATCTCTTATTATCAGATATATATAATGACAGAGGTTTAGCTTATTTTGATTTGCAAAATTTATCAGCAGCTATGCAAGACTTTGGTCTAGCAATTGAATTAAACCCTAATGATGATAGAGCTTATTTTAACCGAGGTTGTATTTGTGGACGCATAGGTGATAATCTGGGAGCAAGGCATGATTTTTCCCAAGTTATCAGACTCAATCATAGTAATGCTCTAGCTTATCTAAACCGAGGAATAGCTAACTATAACTTAGAATATTATCAAAGAGCGATCGCTGACTTACAACAAGCATCTAAATATTTTGCAAAACAAGAACAAACACTTGCTTCCCAGAAAACTTTAGACTTGCTTAAAATTGTTCAACAAGAAATATCATCAGTATCAGAAATCGCATAA
- the petJ gene encoding cytochrome c6 PetJ, which translates to MKKIISVLLLGITIFTFAFSSPALAADAAAGRAVFTANCASCHAGGKNLVNAGKSLKKADLEKYNMYSEEAILAQVTKGKGAMPAFQGKLQPAQIENVAAYVFEQAGNEWK; encoded by the coding sequence ATGAAAAAGATAATTTCAGTATTACTGTTAGGCATCACCATCTTCACCTTTGCCTTCAGTAGTCCAGCTTTAGCGGCAGATGCTGCTGCTGGAAGAGCAGTATTTACAGCTAACTGTGCTTCTTGTCATGCAGGTGGGAAGAATCTAGTTAATGCTGGTAAAAGTCTGAAAAAAGCAGACTTAGAAAAGTACAATATGTACTCCGAAGAAGCTATTCTTGCTCAAGTTACAAAAGGTAAAGGTGCTATGCCTGCCTTCCAAGGTAAGTTACAACCTGCCCAAATTGAAAATGTAGCTGCTTATGTATTTGAACAAGCAGGTAACGAATGGAAGTAA
- a CDS encoding GNAT family N-acetyltransferase — MTSHSDLIVRFAEPSDCTVLFELIQGLAEYEKLSDAVTGNAQALKEHLFGEPKYIEAILAEIAGRTVGFALFFHNYSTFLTKPGIYLEDIFVLPEYRGQGIGKALLTKLAKIAIECNCGRLEWSVLDWNISAQTFYRNMGADILENWRICRVTEEGLTQLANQ; from the coding sequence ATGACATCCCATAGCGATTTAATTGTCCGTTTTGCCGAACCCAGTGATTGCACTGTACTGTTTGAATTAATTCAAGGATTAGCAGAATACGAAAAATTATCTGATGCTGTTACTGGTAACGCTCAAGCATTAAAAGAACATCTATTTGGTGAACCAAAATATATAGAGGCAATCTTAGCCGAAATTGCAGGTCGAACCGTGGGTTTTGCTTTATTTTTTCATAATTATTCAACCTTTCTCACCAAGCCAGGAATTTATCTCGAAGATATATTTGTTTTACCAGAATATCGAGGGCAAGGTATTGGTAAAGCACTCTTGACTAAATTGGCAAAGATAGCTATAGAATGCAATTGTGGACGTTTAGAATGGAGTGTTTTAGATTGGAATATTTCCGCACAAACATTTTATCGCAACATGGGAGCAGATATTTTAGAAAATTGGCGAATTTGTCGCGTTACTGAGGAAGGATTAACACAGTTAGCAAATCAATAA
- a CDS encoding RpoD/SigA family RNA polymerase sigma factor encodes MYQTKQQSRKETMNLAELGTMEILETAADHEEPSLDSLEAVVFEDSSIIENLELDERDGDEMAAARPSGYNKTEHDDAVGAFFKEMARYPLLKPDEEVELARRVRFLEEVKDLQAALEEELGQQPSRSEVAAKFEMTEKQLESRLYQGRVAKRKMIRSNLRLVVSIAKRYLNRGVPFLDLIQEGAMGLNRATEKFDPDKGYKFSTYAYWWIRQAITRAIANDARTIRLPIHIVEKLNKLKKAQRELKQKLARNPSEAEMATALEISIQQLRQLQQLRRQALSLNHRVGKEEDTELMDLLEDEDNQSPEAKMNENMMRQEIWEVLGDVLTPREKDVISLRYGLTTSEPCTLEEVGNMFNLSRERVRQIQSKAMRKLRRPHIAKRLKGWLI; translated from the coding sequence ATGTACCAAACAAAGCAACAATCCCGAAAGGAAACTATGAATCTTGCTGAATTGGGAACAATGGAAATACTAGAGACTGCTGCTGATCATGAAGAACCATCACTTGATAGTTTAGAAGCAGTAGTATTTGAAGACTCTTCAATCATAGAAAATTTGGAGTTAGATGAACGCGATGGCGATGAAATGGCCGCGGCTCGTCCTTCCGGATACAATAAAACCGAACATGACGATGCTGTAGGCGCTTTTTTCAAAGAAATGGCGCGTTATCCCCTCCTTAAACCTGATGAAGAAGTAGAATTAGCACGACGAGTTAGGTTTTTAGAAGAAGTAAAAGACTTACAAGCGGCTTTAGAAGAAGAACTAGGACAGCAACCAAGCAGAAGCGAAGTAGCTGCTAAGTTTGAGATGACAGAAAAACAACTAGAAAGCCGCTTATATCAAGGACGGGTAGCCAAGCGAAAAATGATTCGCTCCAATTTAAGGCTAGTAGTATCTATTGCTAAACGATATCTTAACCGGGGAGTTCCTTTTCTAGATTTGATTCAGGAAGGAGCAATGGGTTTAAACCGCGCTACAGAAAAGTTTGACCCCGATAAAGGATATAAATTCTCAACCTACGCTTATTGGTGGATTAGACAGGCAATTACAAGAGCGATCGCTAATGATGCCCGCACCATTCGCTTACCGATACATATTGTTGAAAAACTTAACAAACTCAAAAAAGCTCAACGCGAACTAAAGCAAAAACTAGCTCGTAACCCCTCGGAAGCAGAAATGGCCACAGCCTTAGAAATTAGCATCCAACAACTGCGTCAACTCCAACAACTGCGTCGTCAAGCACTCTCCCTTAACCACCGTGTCGGTAAAGAAGAAGACACCGAATTAATGGACTTACTAGAAGACGAAGATAACCAATCTCCAGAAGCAAAAATGAACGAAAACATGATGCGTCAGGAGATTTGGGAAGTGTTAGGAGATGTCCTCACCCCACGAGAAAAAGACGTAATCTCTCTGCGCTATGGACTAACAACCAGCGAACCCTGCACCCTAGAAGAAGTTGGTAATATGTTCAACCTTTCCCGTGAACGAGTACGCCAAATTCAAAGTAAAGCCATGCGAAAATTACGCCGTCCCCACATAGCTAAACGTTTAAAAGGGTGGTTGATATGA
- the priA gene encoding primosomal protein N', with amino-acid sequence MYIKDVSLSAVAVGEPVELYQSKTTFYSWIEVLVDCPGSSDLFTYKLPEQLEIKPGDILTVPFGAQQVGAIAIRFLSQPPADLAPEKIREVEDVVSRGFFPSTYWELLNRIAAYYYTPLIQVIRVALPPGLLGRSQRRLRLKPENIPNGAENFLRSTAALQILKILQSQQDGDYSFKYLKRQVKGFDWGKKQLLERGWAENYLELPRYSKPQTKLAVMLVNNGLYTKLNKRQQEILKLLGDHGGELWLTECVEICKTTPPTLRGLEQKGCILIEEREILRREQSPLIAGDQAKSLTDAQTHALERIRSLNGFAKVLLHGVTGSGKTEVYLQAIAPLLKEGKSALVLVPEIGLTPQLTDRFRARFGNKVQVYHSALSEGERYDTWRQIFMGEVQVVIGTRSAIFTPLPNVDLIILDEEHDSSFKQDSPIPTYHARTVAQWRAELENCPLILGSATPCLESWVSVKEEGSRGEGEINNLITSYQSTVPSLQYLSLPERINSRPLPPVEIVDMRQELQEGNRSIFSRSLQEALEQLQERKQQGILFIHRRGHSTFVSCRSCGYVLECPNCDVSLAYHHVEEGTPQLLRCHYCNYGRSHPPYCPKCSSPYLKFFGSGTQRVAQELNKQFPHLRLIRFDRDTTRNKGAHRNLLTQFANGEADLLVGTQMLSKGLDLPQVTLVGVVAADGLLHLSDYRASERAFQTLTQVAGRAGRGEDPGRVIVQTYTPEHPVIEAVKTHDYQSFCDAELAQRQALNYPPMGRLILLRLSSVDPIQVQNTAQIIATNFSDQEGLEILGPAPASILRVANRYRWQILLKFAADALPTLSDWQEIRVLCPATVSLTIDVDPINIM; translated from the coding sequence ATGTATATTAAGGATGTAAGTTTATCTGCTGTGGCTGTAGGTGAACCTGTTGAGTTATACCAGTCGAAAACAACTTTTTATAGCTGGATTGAAGTGCTTGTAGATTGTCCGGGAAGCTCAGACCTATTTACATATAAATTACCAGAACAGTTAGAAATAAAACCAGGGGATATTTTGACTGTTCCTTTTGGGGCGCAACAGGTAGGTGCGATCGCTATTCGTTTTTTGTCTCAACCGCCGGCAGATTTAGCACCAGAAAAAATTCGGGAAGTAGAAGATGTAGTCAGTAGAGGATTCTTTCCTAGCACCTATTGGGAATTGCTCAATCGCATCGCCGCTTATTACTATACGCCCTTAATTCAGGTAATTCGGGTAGCTTTACCACCGGGTTTATTAGGGCGATCGCAACGTCGTTTACGTCTTAAGCCAGAAAACATTCCCAACGGCGCAGAGAACTTCTTGCGTTCAACAGCTGCACTCCAAATACTGAAAATACTCCAATCTCAACAAGATGGAGACTACAGTTTTAAATATCTCAAACGTCAAGTTAAGGGTTTTGACTGGGGAAAAAAACAATTACTGGAACGGGGCTGGGCGGAGAACTATTTAGAATTACCTAGATACTCTAAACCACAAACGAAACTAGCAGTGATGCTAGTTAATAATGGGCTATATACAAAGCTAAATAAGCGTCAGCAAGAAATTTTGAAACTTCTGGGAGATCATGGTGGTGAGTTGTGGCTAACGGAGTGTGTAGAAATTTGTAAAACAACACCCCCAACCTTAAGAGGGTTAGAGCAAAAGGGTTGCATTCTTATTGAAGAACGGGAAATATTACGGAGAGAACAGAGTCCCTTGATAGCTGGGGATCAAGCGAAATCTTTAACAGATGCCCAAACTCACGCTTTAGAAAGAATAAGATCTTTAAATGGATTTGCTAAAGTTTTATTACATGGGGTGACAGGTTCAGGAAAAACAGAGGTTTACTTACAAGCGATTGCACCCTTACTTAAGGAAGGTAAATCCGCCCTTGTCTTAGTCCCCGAAATTGGACTCACACCCCAACTCACAGATAGATTTCGTGCCCGCTTTGGTAATAAAGTCCAAGTTTATCACAGCGCCCTCTCCGAGGGTGAACGCTACGACACCTGGCGACAAATTTTCATGGGAGAGGTGCAAGTAGTCATCGGTACACGCAGCGCCATTTTTACCCCTTTACCCAACGTGGATTTAATCATCCTAGATGAAGAGCACGACAGCAGCTTTAAACAAGATTCTCCCATTCCCACCTACCACGCCCGTACAGTCGCCCAGTGGCGTGCAGAATTGGAAAATTGTCCCTTAATTTTAGGTTCAGCTACTCCCTGCTTAGAAAGCTGGGTGAGTGTGAAGGAGGAGGGAAGCAGGGGAGAAGGGGAGATAAATAACCTAATCACCAGTTACCAGTCAACAGTCCCCAGTCTCCAATATCTCTCTCTTCCTGAACGCATCAATTCCCGGCCATTACCACCGGTAGAAATTGTGGATATGCGGCAAGAGTTGCAGGAGGGAAATCGTTCTATATTTAGTAGATCGCTGCAAGAAGCCCTAGAACAGCTACAAGAGAGAAAACAACAGGGAATTTTATTTATTCATCGTCGCGGACACAGCACCTTTGTTTCTTGTCGCAGTTGTGGTTATGTGCTGGAATGTCCAAATTGTGATGTTTCTTTGGCTTATCACCATGTAGAAGAAGGCACACCACAGTTATTAAGATGTCATTATTGCAATTATGGGCGATCACATCCCCCCTATTGTCCCAAATGCAGTTCCCCTTACCTCAAATTCTTTGGGAGTGGTACTCAACGAGTAGCGCAAGAACTCAACAAACAATTTCCTCACCTGCGTTTAATTCGCTTTGATAGGGACACCACCCGTAACAAAGGCGCACACCGTAACTTACTAACCCAATTTGCAAACGGTGAAGCAGATTTATTAGTAGGAACACAAATGCTAAGCAAAGGTTTAGACTTACCTCAAGTTACCCTTGTCGGTGTAGTTGCAGCTGATGGGTTACTGCATTTATCAGATTATCGCGCTAGTGAACGTGCATTTCAAACTTTAACTCAAGTTGCAGGAAGGGCGGGAAGGGGGGAAGATCCGGGAAGGGTAATTGTGCAAACCTATACCCCAGAGCATCCGGTTATTGAAGCAGTTAAAACTCATGATTATCAATCTTTCTGTGATGCAGAATTAGCACAACGTCAAGCATTGAATTATCCGCCTATGGGCAGGTTAATATTATTACGCTTGAGTAGTGTTGATCCGATTCAAGTCCAGAATACAGCCCAAATTATTGCCACAAATTTCAGTGATCAGGAAGGATTAGAAATATTAGGTCCAGCACCGGCTAGTATTTTACGAGTAGCTAATCGTTATCGTTGGCAAATATTATTGAAATTTGCTGCTGATGCCCTACCTACTTTATCCGATTGGCAAGAAATTCGGGTGCTTTGTCCTGCTACCGTCAGTTTAACAATTGATGTAGATCCTATCAATATTATGTAA
- a CDS encoding type II toxin-antitoxin system RelE family toxin, with product MKRLTKLTPEYRLRVGNYQVLFELEEQTVMIYRVKYRSKAYD from the coding sequence GTGAAACGCTTAACCAAGTTAACTCCGGAATATCGTCTTAGAGTTGGTAATTATCAAGTTTTATTTGAATTAGAAGAACAAACTGTCATGATATATAGGGTTAAGTATCGCAGTAAGGCTTATGATTAA
- a CDS encoding type II toxin-antitoxin system RelE family toxin produces MQYQIEFKPKAIKDLEQFSVDIRELIISRIEAMQDDL; encoded by the coding sequence GTGCAGTACCAAATAGAATTTAAGCCCAAAGCCATTAAAGATTTAGAGCAGTTTTCTGTAGATATTCGAGAACTTATTATTAGCAGAATTGAAGCAATGCAAGATGATTTATAG